A region from the Haloarcula limicola genome encodes:
- a CDS encoding carbohydrate ABC transporter permease, with amino-acid sequence MSTPTKTETTNDTALGSLRDVWNDYLPYWFMAPMVLVMVMITFFPGAYDLYLALIEEATLNVFQADFAGLANFRTAFTRGGAFHSFVVTITVVVSALFLETLLGFVLAALVAGVESERTKSFYRVLFIVPMAVAPVSMATIGRIMLNSEIGVIPFVINTMTPFAAPNFLSDIPLLTVILLDTWNWTPFMFIIFYAGLSSVPDTLVEASRVDGAPLWRRYVHVIIPYMKPVVFVATLIRLIDLFRTFGVVYGLTQGGPGTATQLVSINIYEQMFINNQITVAAAIAIVYLVVVVALCNIIIAKVGFEGVWD; translated from the coding sequence ATGAGTACACCAACGAAAACGGAAACGACGAACGACACGGCCCTCGGGAGCCTCCGGGACGTCTGGAACGACTACCTCCCGTACTGGTTCATGGCGCCGATGGTGCTGGTGATGGTGATGATCACCTTCTTCCCCGGTGCCTACGACCTCTATCTCGCGCTCATCGAGGAAGCCACGCTGAACGTCTTCCAGGCCGACTTCGCCGGGCTGGCCAACTTCCGGACGGCCTTTACCCGCGGCGGCGCGTTCCACTCGTTCGTCGTCACCATCACGGTCGTCGTCAGCGCGCTGTTCTTAGAGACGCTGCTCGGGTTCGTGTTAGCCGCGCTCGTCGCCGGCGTCGAATCCGAGCGAACGAAGTCGTTCTACCGCGTGCTGTTCATCGTTCCGATGGCGGTCGCGCCCGTCTCCATGGCGACCATCGGCCGCATCATGCTCAACAGCGAGATCGGTGTCATCCCGTTCGTGATCAACACGATGACTCCCTTCGCGGCTCCGAACTTCCTCTCGGACATCCCGCTGTTGACGGTGATCCTGCTGGACACGTGGAACTGGACGCCGTTCATGTTCATCATCTTCTACGCCGGCCTCTCGTCGGTGCCCGATACGCTGGTCGAAGCGTCGCGGGTCGACGGCGCGCCGCTGTGGCGGCGCTACGTCCACGTCATCATCCCCTACATGAAGCCCGTGGTGTTCGTCGCCACCCTCATCCGGCTCATCGACCTGTTTCGCACCTTCGGCGTCGTCTACGGCCTGACCCAGGGCGGCCCGGGGACGGCGACCCAACTCGTCAGCATCAACATCTACGAACAGATGTTCATCAACAATCAGATCACGGTGGCCGCCGCCATCGCCATCGTCTACCTCGTGGTCGTCGTCGCACTGTGTAACATAATCATCGCGAAGGTCGGCTTCGAGGGGGTGTGGGACTGA
- a CDS encoding extracellular solute-binding protein, whose product MTSERNRRQHKRRSFIKAASVGLLGGLAGCTRGGDGGDGGDGGGGGSTGNGSSGTGSDGSSGDLPISLDKYTGADIDWKQFEGSKINVGAVSHAWVDNIKPAVPVFEELTGIDVVWNVLPEQQFRTKRQTDVSTGAGQFDVFFMDQVVNQFREEGWLQTLDQYFNDSSLYDEDWWKPDDLFESSRWQAHGGGYSDRWTGIPITTEVQTQFYRKDLYEKHGLEVAETLEQFRQNAKTIHENESDIVGTVGRGQKGYGMNIYILNTFIREYGGELWTSFPEDSGLDTDAVINAAKWYTNVLRDYGPEGISTMTWSDVLSTMQEGSAGHIVADANLFWPGLTGSDSSVGDSIGIAKAPRPADGEFGPNAFNWQISTSKNAKNSEQGFLFMIWASSQPTNNYMHLEQSAAYSVRQSVWENEEFRSRVGENFAQVSLDSLKEAQPDPFDPKYPQWGQRYSEELQRAIAGQKAPEEAMTRAAEIAEDIYSG is encoded by the coding sequence ATGACAAGTGAGCGCAATCGGCGTCAGCACAAGCGGCGTAGCTTCATCAAAGCGGCCAGCGTCGGCCTCCTCGGCGGCCTCGCGGGGTGCACGCGGGGCGGCGACGGCGGCGACGGCGGCGACGGCGGGGGTGGCGGCTCGACCGGGAACGGATCGAGCGGCACCGGCAGCGATGGTTCTTCGGGCGACTTACCGATCTCGCTCGATAAGTACACCGGGGCCGACATCGACTGGAAGCAGTTCGAGGGCTCGAAGATAAACGTCGGTGCCGTCAGTCACGCCTGGGTCGACAACATCAAGCCCGCGGTTCCCGTCTTCGAGGAACTGACCGGCATCGACGTCGTCTGGAACGTCCTGCCCGAACAGCAGTTCCGGACCAAGCGACAGACCGACGTGAGCACCGGGGCCGGGCAGTTCGACGTCTTCTTCATGGACCAGGTCGTCAACCAGTTCCGCGAAGAGGGGTGGCTGCAGACGCTGGACCAGTACTTCAACGACAGCAGCCTCTACGACGAGGATTGGTGGAAGCCCGACGACCTCTTCGAGTCTTCCCGGTGGCAGGCCCACGGCGGCGGCTACAGCGACCGGTGGACCGGCATCCCGATCACCACCGAAGTCCAGACCCAGTTCTACCGGAAGGACCTCTACGAGAAGCACGGCCTCGAAGTCGCCGAGACGCTCGAACAGTTCCGCCAGAACGCGAAGACCATCCACGAGAACGAGTCCGATATCGTCGGCACTGTCGGCCGCGGACAGAAGGGCTACGGGATGAACATCTACATCCTGAACACGTTCATCCGCGAGTACGGCGGCGAACTCTGGACCTCGTTCCCGGAGGACTCCGGGCTCGATACGGACGCCGTCATCAACGCGGCGAAGTGGTACACCAACGTACTGCGGGACTACGGGCCAGAGGGCATCTCTACGATGACCTGGTCCGACGTGCTCTCGACGATGCAGGAGGGCAGCGCCGGCCACATCGTCGCCGACGCCAACCTATTCTGGCCCGGCCTGACCGGCTCCGACTCGTCGGTCGGCGACTCCATCGGGATCGCAAAGGCGCCGCGGCCGGCCGACGGCGAGTTCGGCCCGAACGCGTTCAACTGGCAGATCTCCACCTCGAAGAACGCCAAGAACTCCGAACAGGGCTTCCTGTTCATGATCTGGGCCTCCTCGCAACCGACGAACAACTACATGCACTTAGAGCAGAGCGCGGCGTACTCGGTGCGCCAGTCCGTCTGGGAGAACGAGGAGTTCCGCTCGCGCGTCGGCGAGAACTTCGCGCAGGTCTCGCTCGACTCGCTGAAGGAAGCCCAGCCAGACCCCTTCGACCCGAAGTACCCCCAGTGGGGCCAGCGCTACTCCGAGGAACTGCAGCGAGCCATCGCCGGGCAGAAGGCCCCCGAGGAAGCGATGACCCGGGCGGCGGAGATCGCCGAAGACATCTACAGCGGGTAA
- a CDS encoding SDR family NAD(P)-dependent oxidoreductase, which produces MEYDFTDRTVLVTGSGRGMGKAAAEKFAENGASVVVNDLDAEVAESTAAEIRATGADAIGVGADVSDEAEVAAMVETAADEFGTVDVLLNNAGVGDAGPFLDEQYDDTFQLNLDVHLHGSLNCIREVVDGMVEQGYGKIVNTTSIHTKNAVGMSPAYDVGKFSLLGLTKSLALELGREGIRVNAVAPGWADTRMTDEFSDAVTEQILDNNPLGRFADPEDVANAMVFLASPAGDYINGHELRVDGGQVPIDSWRLDNR; this is translated from the coding sequence ATGGAGTACGACTTCACAGACCGAACTGTTCTCGTCACCGGGAGCGGTAGAGGTATGGGCAAAGCGGCGGCGGAGAAGTTCGCAGAGAACGGCGCGAGCGTCGTCGTCAACGACCTCGACGCCGAGGTTGCGGAATCGACCGCCGCGGAGATCCGGGCGACCGGGGCCGACGCCATCGGCGTCGGCGCGGACGTGAGCGACGAGGCCGAGGTCGCCGCGATGGTCGAGACGGCGGCGGACGAATTCGGGACCGTCGACGTACTGCTGAACAATGCAGGCGTCGGCGACGCCGGTCCGTTCCTCGACGAGCAGTACGACGACACCTTCCAGCTGAACCTCGACGTCCACCTCCACGGGTCGCTGAACTGCATCCGCGAGGTCGTCGACGGGATGGTCGAGCAGGGGTACGGGAAGATCGTCAACACCACCTCGATCCACACCAAGAACGCCGTCGGGATGTCGCCGGCCTACGACGTGGGCAAGTTCAGCCTGCTCGGCCTGACCAAGAGCCTCGCGCTGGAACTCGGCCGAGAGGGAATCCGAGTCAACGCCGTCGCGCCGGGTTGGGCGGACACGCGGATGACGGACGAGTTCAGCGACGCCGTCACCGAACAGATCCTGGACAACAACCCGCTCGGGCGGTTCGCCGACCCGGAGGACGTGGCCAACGCGATGGTGTTCCTCGCGTCGCCGGCCGGCGACTACATCAACGGCCACGAGCTCCGCGTCGACGGCGGGCAGGTCCCCATCGATAGCTGGCGACTGGATAACCGATAA